From one Paenibacillus sp. FSL K6-1330 genomic stretch:
- the ytvI gene encoding sporulation integral membrane protein YtvI, protein MSIKQLIFVGLGLLLLYGMFTVGAPFLLAIVIAIALEPLNRLLMKRLRLNRIAAATVTSTLFLLLMLLLAYLIGLQVFNQLVEYWSRAPQYFDGANEFLQHTIIQAQDMLNGISPGLADSLTEFMSNISSYIRSLVNSLSSTFLSFAKTLPNLFVTFIVFCVAVFLFAFSLDTMREKVLSLFDETSQSQVNEVLISLKKSIFGFLRAQLILSLFTYVITLLGLLVLGVNYPLAIALLVTIVDILPILGVGSVLIPWSIYLLAVGDIFTGVGLIFMFILITVIRRVLEPKVIGDAVGIGALPALVSMYIGFKLVGVIGFFIGPLVVIIYSAMRKAGLFQIKIKF, encoded by the coding sequence ATGTCGATTAAGCAGCTCATATTTGTCGGTCTCGGCCTCCTGTTACTGTACGGAATGTTTACCGTTGGAGCTCCGTTCTTGTTGGCCATCGTGATTGCTATTGCATTGGAGCCGTTAAATCGGCTCTTAATGAAAAGACTTCGGTTGAATCGCATCGCGGCCGCAACGGTGACAAGCACGCTATTCCTTCTTTTGATGCTGCTGTTGGCTTATTTGATCGGTCTGCAGGTGTTTAACCAGCTCGTCGAATATTGGAGCCGGGCTCCGCAATATTTTGACGGGGCTAACGAATTCCTTCAGCATACGATTATTCAAGCGCAAGACATGCTGAACGGCATTTCGCCGGGGCTTGCCGACAGTCTTACCGAATTCATGTCGAATATTTCTTCCTATATACGGTCGCTTGTCAATTCGTTATCATCAACATTTTTGTCCTTTGCCAAAACGCTGCCGAACCTGTTCGTCACGTTCATTGTATTCTGTGTAGCGGTGTTCCTGTTCGCTTTCAGCCTCGATACGATGCGTGAGAAAGTGTTGTCGCTATTCGATGAGACATCACAGTCGCAGGTGAACGAAGTGCTGATCAGCCTGAAAAAATCAATTTTCGGCTTTTTACGGGCACAGCTGATTCTCAGCCTGTTTACGTACGTGATTACACTGCTCGGCTTGCTGGTATTAGGCGTTAACTATCCGCTTGCCATCGCTTTGCTTGTCACCATTGTCGACATTCTGCCGATTCTGGGTGTAGGTTCCGTCTTGATACCATGGTCCATCTACCTGCTTGCAGTAGGCGATATTTTTACAGGGGTTGGCTTGATCTTCATGTTCATTCTGATTACGGTAATCCGCCGCGTGCTGGAACCGAAGGTCATAGGGGATGCCGTCGGAATCGGCGCATTGCCTGCTCTGGTCAGCATGTATATCGGATTTAAACTGGTGGGTGTGATCGGATTTTTTATCGGCCCTTTGGTCGTTATTATCTATTCCGCTATGCGTAAAGCCGGCTTGTTCCAAATCAAAATTAAATTTTGA
- a CDS encoding MMPL family transporter: MRRNSHTTLLHTWGRQIYRYRKAIVVTWLLLFCGLLPFAFKLPSILEHNGFTPKDSPAQIGIEKLEEGLGLSAASLDVVVVSQHDENLTAGTAQRRILTELAPLRARPYVRDIYMNMAAHKAGQDHIVSVTVLLDLDSTEALKQFEEIRDSVPSITGADTYITGNTAIFADMNRAVKSDIIHAEMVGIPAALLILAVVFGTLTAAILPLLAGVASVVVTMGILYFVASADGSISNFLPNVVTMLGLAVGIDYALLVVSRFKEEMRARSGDVGTALAVTCATAGKAVMFSGAAVLIGFVAMSFIDLPIFRSFSIGGITVVLLSVLGGNTLLPALLGILGPRIETLPLFPAAYRTLRARQTSGMWRKLSRFVMAHPVTISIAAIGLLLLAIYPVRHMNIAIPAADVLPPAYESRYGHDLLTQAYDERELNSIVVAVELPASYEESRSIELMKAYTDEIRMMPGVKQVESYLSIGRGSVVEASKYLSREDIRQQLEQHRFVRGNIAAVAVIPEYGESHALTMQLVRALRTMDTHELTTYVTGSPAYKLDIMDAIHQKIAYVLVFVFVVTYVILLLAFRSVVLPLKASIMNMLSLGAGLGIVVWVFQEGIGAQWLGVSSTGSIFALLPILIFCVVFGISMDYEVMMLSRMMENYERTGDNEFSTAEGLESTGGLITSAALILAVVVGGFVFTDNEVMKAIGLGLTAAVLLDATVIRVLLVPAFMKMMGKANWWSPRWMFPAHKLTSKERSDKPGETG; encoded by the coding sequence GTGAGACGTAACAGCCATACAACATTGCTGCATACATGGGGGCGACAGATATATCGCTACCGTAAAGCCATTGTTGTGACCTGGCTTCTTTTGTTTTGCGGGCTGCTTCCGTTTGCGTTTAAGCTGCCGTCCATTCTGGAGCACAACGGGTTTACGCCGAAGGATAGTCCGGCCCAGATCGGGATTGAGAAGCTGGAAGAGGGATTAGGATTGTCGGCAGCATCATTGGATGTTGTCGTAGTCAGTCAGCACGATGAGAATCTGACGGCAGGCACGGCGCAGAGGCGAATATTGACGGAGCTTGCGCCTTTGCGAGCCCGTCCCTATGTCAGGGATATTTATATGAATATGGCAGCTCATAAGGCAGGCCAGGATCATATCGTATCCGTGACGGTGCTGCTGGATCTGGATTCCACGGAAGCCTTGAAGCAGTTTGAAGAGATTCGAGATTCGGTTCCGAGCATCACGGGAGCGGATACATACATAACAGGGAATACCGCCATCTTCGCCGATATGAACCGAGCCGTCAAAAGCGATATCATCCATGCCGAGATGGTAGGCATTCCCGCAGCTTTGCTCATTCTGGCGGTCGTATTCGGAACATTGACTGCCGCGATCCTGCCTTTGTTAGCCGGTGTTGCCAGCGTGGTGGTCACGATGGGAATCCTGTATTTCGTCGCTTCGGCCGACGGTTCGATCAGCAATTTCCTTCCGAATGTTGTAACGATGCTGGGGCTGGCCGTGGGTATCGATTATGCGTTGCTGGTCGTAAGCCGCTTCAAAGAAGAGATGCGGGCACGGAGCGGAGATGTGGGGACTGCTCTGGCTGTCACTTGCGCAACCGCCGGCAAAGCGGTGATGTTCTCCGGTGCGGCTGTGTTGATTGGTTTCGTGGCGATGAGTTTCATAGACCTGCCGATCTTCCGTTCCTTCAGCATAGGCGGCATTACCGTCGTGCTGTTATCGGTGCTGGGCGGTAACACGCTTCTTCCCGCATTATTGGGAATATTGGGCCCGCGTATAGAAACGCTCCCTCTATTCCCTGCCGCATATCGAACGCTCCGGGCACGGCAGACCTCCGGTATGTGGAGAAAGCTCTCCAGATTTGTCATGGCGCATCCTGTAACCATCTCTATCGCAGCGATCGGTTTACTGTTGCTGGCGATTTATCCTGTTAGGCACATGAATATCGCGATCCCCGCAGCCGATGTGCTTCCCCCCGCCTATGAATCCCGTTATGGTCACGACCTGCTCACACAGGCTTATGACGAACGTGAATTGAATTCGATCGTTGTGGCGGTGGAGCTTCCGGCCTCTTATGAGGAGTCGCGCAGCATCGAGCTAATGAAGGCATATACGGATGAAATCAGGATGATGCCGGGTGTGAAGCAGGTAGAGAGTTATCTGAGCATTGGCAGAGGATCGGTAGTGGAAGCATCGAAGTATTTATCCCGCGAAGATATCCGCCAGCAGCTGGAGCAGCATCGTTTTGTAAGGGGGAATATAGCAGCCGTCGCCGTGATCCCAGAATATGGGGAATCCCATGCACTTACAATGCAGCTTGTCCGAGCGTTAAGGACGATGGATACTCATGAGCTGACGACCTATGTCACTGGAAGTCCCGCATACAAACTGGACATCATGGATGCCATCCATCAGAAAATCGCCTATGTTCTGGTTTTTGTATTTGTAGTTACCTATGTCATTCTCCTCCTGGCGTTTCGATCGGTCGTGCTCCCTTTAAAAGCAAGCATAATGAATATGCTCAGCCTCGGCGCCGGACTCGGTATCGTAGTGTGGGTATTTCAAGAGGGGATAGGCGCGCAGTGGCTGGGTGTTTCCTCTACGGGATCTATCTTTGCGCTTTTGCCGATTCTGATATTCTGTGTGGTGTTCGGCATATCGATGGACTATGAAGTCATGATGCTCTCGCGTATGATGGAGAACTATGAACGGACGGGGGACAACGAATTCAGCACAGCTGAAGGTCTGGAGAGCACGGGCGGGTTGATTACAAGCGCTGCCTTAATCCTGGCCGTCGTTGTGGGTGGGTTTGTATTTACGGATAATGAAGTGATGAAAGCAATCGGTTTAGGCCTAACAGCAGCCGTTCTGTTGGATGCTACCGTAATTCGGGTGCTGCTTGTGCCTGCGTTTATGAAGATGATGGGCAAAGCGAATTGGTGGAGTCCAAGGTGGATGTTTCCGGCACACAAACTTACTTCCAAGGAACGCTCAGACAAACCTGGGGAAACCGGATGA
- a CDS encoding HD-GYP domain-containing protein: MRLIPINALRPGMVLGKRIYNSDGLILLAEGVELTTGLIRRLGTLELGYVYIEEPMTEDIVVPELLTEETRLHAIQSIRTSFKTLESQAALKGSFLHLGKTFSGMMESIMDEISDHDEGMVLLTDMNTNDYNLYRHSLNVCLYSTVLGVSYGYNRQDLKVLGLGALLHDIGKTRISQELLNHPGRLSEEEFREVQKHTEIGFKILKDEPNIPLLSAHCALSHHERLDGSGYPRALKGSEIHEYAKWIAITDSYDAMTTQRVYKPALLPHQAVEVMYAGSGTLYEQSFLAMFRDRVAIYPPGITVKLHTGESGVVSKIHAHVPHRPVVRILTDAEGTPLTAPYELDLSETLAIMIAGIGRAP; this comes from the coding sequence TTGCGTCTTATACCTATCAACGCGTTGAGGCCGGGGATGGTTCTTGGTAAAAGAATATATAATAGCGATGGTTTAATTCTGCTTGCCGAAGGCGTGGAGCTGACAACAGGGCTGATCCGCCGTCTGGGCACGTTGGAACTCGGGTATGTCTATATCGAGGAACCGATGACGGAGGATATCGTGGTTCCGGAGTTGTTGACCGAGGAAACTCGGCTGCACGCGATCCAGTCAATTCGGACGAGCTTCAAGACCCTGGAGAGCCAGGCTGCTCTGAAGGGAAGCTTCCTTCATTTAGGCAAAACGTTCTCGGGAATGATGGAGTCTATTATGGATGAAATATCGGATCATGACGAGGGCATGGTGCTGCTGACCGATATGAATACGAACGATTACAACTTGTATCGTCATTCTCTTAACGTATGTCTGTATTCAACGGTTCTTGGTGTGTCTTACGGGTATAATCGGCAGGATCTGAAGGTGCTGGGCTTGGGGGCATTGCTTCACGATATCGGCAAGACGAGGATATCCCAGGAGCTGCTGAATCATCCAGGACGTTTGAGTGAAGAAGAATTTCGCGAGGTTCAGAAGCATACGGAGATCGGGTTCAAAATACTGAAAGATGAACCCAACATTCCCCTGTTATCAGCGCATTGCGCCTTGTCACATCATGAGCGCCTGGATGGCAGCGGTTATCCCAGAGCCTTGAAAGGATCGGAGATCCATGAATACGCCAAATGGATTGCGATTACGGATTCTTACGACGCGATGACAACACAGCGGGTGTACAAGCCTGCCTTATTGCCGCACCAAGCGGTAGAGGTGATGTATGCAGGCTCAGGAACACTGTATGAACAGTCATTCCTGGCCATGTTTCGGGATCGGGTAGCGATATATCCTCCAGGGATCACCGTGAAATTGCATACGGGTGAGAGTGGAGTGGTATCCAAAATTCACGCACATGTGCCTCACCGCCCCGTTGTCCGCATATTAACGGATGCCGAAGGCACACCGCTAACTGCACCTTACGAATTGGATTTGTCGGAAACGCTGGCCATTATGATCGCTGGTATCGGACGAGCACCATAG
- a CDS encoding manganese catalase family protein, which produces MWVYEKKLQYPVRVSKCDPRMAKFLTEQYGGADGELAAALRYLNQRYTIPDKVIGLLNDIGTEEFAHLEMIATMVFKLTKDATVSEMEAAGLGAHFANHDHALYYENAAGVPWTATYIQAKGDPIADLYEDIAAEEKARATYQWLIDMTDDVDLQDSLKFLREREIIHSIRFREAVEIIKEDRATKKIF; this is translated from the coding sequence ATGTGGGTATATGAAAAAAAGCTTCAGTATCCGGTACGCGTAAGTAAATGTGATCCAAGAATGGCGAAGTTCTTGACGGAGCAATACGGGGGAGCCGATGGGGAGCTCGCAGCAGCGCTCCGCTACTTGAATCAGCGGTATACCATTCCCGACAAGGTCATTGGATTGTTGAACGATATTGGAACAGAGGAATTTGCACACCTTGAGATGATCGCCACCATGGTGTTTAAATTGACGAAAGATGCAACGGTTTCGGAGATGGAGGCTGCCGGATTGGGTGCGCATTTTGCCAATCATGATCATGCGCTGTATTATGAGAATGCCGCCGGGGTCCCTTGGACAGCAACCTACATTCAGGCAAAAGGTGATCCGATTGCGGATTTGTATGAGGACATTGCGGCTGAAGAGAAAGCACGCGCTACATATCAATGGCTCATCGACATGACGGATGATGTGGATTTGCAGGACAGTCTTAAGTTTTTGCGGGAACGTGAGATTATTCATTCCATCCGCTTCAGGGAAGCTGTAGAGATCATCAAGGAAGATCGGGCAACGAAAAAAATATTCTAA
- a CDS encoding spore coat associated protein CotJA, with the protein MKENPEVRVYPVFHSPFDPCPPKLYRSYVVPVNQYVVFQPAGLPQFSPAEALRHGTLWPSLYSPYTSRKFKGE; encoded by the coding sequence TTGAAGGAAAATCCAGAGGTGCGCGTATACCCGGTATTTCATTCGCCATTTGATCCATGCCCTCCCAAGCTCTACAGATCGTATGTGGTACCTGTTAACCAGTATGTGGTGTTTCAACCGGCAGGACTGCCGCAGTTCAGCCCTGCCGAGGCGCTGAGACACGGAACGTTATGGCCATCCTTGTATAGCCCGTATACCTCGCGAAAATTTAAAGGAGAGTGA
- a CDS encoding hemolysin family protein, with amino-acid sequence MAEEFEVGKLILNLLLVFLLVLLNGVFVAAEFSLVKMRQSRLTQLVSEGNRLAGIALKVNQKLDAYLSATQLGITLTSLGLGWIGEPAISELLVAPIMHSIGFTDERLISTISVAVGFCIITFLHIVLGELAPKSLAIQRTEGTALILSAPLLWFYRIFLPVIWVLNASANRILKMVGIEPASEAEAAHSEEEIRILMNESAKSGVIDENEMKLMDNLFDFSDLRAREIMLPRTDMDVLFTNYTLEENLQIVNETKHSRYPVATDNKDRIIGFVHITDLLLAEPDKQRDLASLMRPIMDVSESTEISEVLRKMQARHEQLALVVDEYGGTAGILTAEKILEEIVGDLYDEFEDERPEIEVYDEYFSVDGRMLIEEVNDLTGLMIEEHNVDSIGGWLFKELEGNPAVGKKTTFDGVVFEVEESTRLRVTRVMIHQKLESSFT; translated from the coding sequence ATGGCGGAGGAATTTGAGGTCGGGAAACTGATTTTGAATTTGCTCTTGGTTTTCCTGCTCGTTTTGTTGAACGGCGTGTTTGTAGCTGCCGAATTTTCACTGGTGAAAATGCGTCAATCCCGGTTGACCCAGCTCGTTAGCGAAGGGAACCGGCTGGCTGGCATTGCCCTGAAAGTAAATCAGAAGCTGGATGCGTATTTATCCGCAACTCAGCTTGGGATCACCTTAACTTCCCTGGGTCTTGGCTGGATTGGGGAGCCTGCCATTTCAGAATTGCTGGTGGCTCCCATTATGCATAGCATTGGCTTTACGGATGAACGATTGATTAGCACGATATCGGTTGCGGTGGGATTCTGTATTATCACTTTCCTGCATATTGTGTTAGGGGAGCTTGCACCGAAGTCTTTGGCTATTCAGCGGACAGAGGGGACGGCTCTGATTCTGTCGGCGCCGCTGCTCTGGTTTTATCGCATTTTTCTGCCGGTGATCTGGGTTCTGAATGCTTCCGCTAATCGTATTCTGAAGATGGTTGGCATCGAGCCGGCAAGTGAGGCCGAAGCAGCCCACTCCGAGGAAGAGATTCGGATTCTGATGAACGAGAGCGCAAAGAGCGGTGTCATTGACGAGAACGAGATGAAATTAATGGACAACCTGTTCGATTTTTCTGACTTGAGAGCCAGAGAAATTATGCTGCCAAGGACAGACATGGACGTTCTTTTCACCAATTATACCTTGGAAGAGAATCTTCAGATCGTCAATGAGACGAAGCATTCCCGTTACCCGGTTGCAACGGACAACAAAGACCGCATTATCGGGTTTGTCCACATTACCGATCTCTTGCTGGCGGAGCCTGATAAGCAGCGTGATCTGGCTTCCTTGATGAGACCGATTATGGATGTATCGGAATCGACGGAGATCAGCGAGGTGCTGCGGAAGATGCAGGCAAGACATGAGCAGCTTGCGCTCGTGGTGGACGAATATGGAGGGACGGCCGGTATCCTGACAGCTGAGAAGATTCTGGAAGAGATTGTTGGGGACCTGTACGATGAATTTGAAGATGAGCGGCCTGAAATTGAAGTGTATGATGAGTACTTTTCAGTGGATGGGCGGATGCTCATTGAAGAAGTGAATGATTTGACCGGCTTGATGATTGAAGAGCATAACGTGGATTCCATTGGCGGTTGGTTATTCAAGGAGCTTGAAGGGAACCCGGCTGTTGGGAAGAAAACCACCTTTGACGGGGTGGTCTTTGAGGTAGAGGAGTCTACACGATTGCGTGTAACTCGCGTCATGATTCATCAGAAGCTCGAGAGCAGCTTCACCTAG
- the yfkAB gene encoding radical SAM/CxCxxxxC motif protein YfkAB: MSNTAQPFPSAVRPISPSYDPWDPITSLREHGRHVLTSVEMTVTHLCNMRCEHCAVGDMLVMKEAPMLPLDTMLKRLDEVEHLQTISLTGGEPAFLGKTVDNVIVPLLKNAKERGIRTQINSNLTLDMSRYEKMLPYLDVMHISFNYLNGDDFYEVGFANSARPVSKETAYKMYDTMLINSEKLSAAGMYISAESMINYRTHTKLSGIHMLIKDMGCKRHEVHPMYASNFASALPVLSLNDTKAAIHHLLDVRDRDMWMLFGTLPFYACSSDDHDQEIIRRLRQEPNVTVRNDPDGRNRVNVNLFSGDVYVTDFADIPAFGNIKEQKLDDIFNEWTTGHPLNQTVNCHCDAVSCCGPNLLVADMYYRGVDFKSRQAKTN, translated from the coding sequence ATGAGTAATACAGCACAGCCATTTCCATCAGCCGTAAGGCCCATTTCGCCGAGTTATGATCCGTGGGATCCGATAACTTCACTGCGCGAGCATGGTCGTCATGTGCTGACCAGTGTGGAAATGACAGTGACGCATCTTTGTAATATGCGCTGTGAGCATTGCGCTGTCGGTGATATGCTTGTCATGAAGGAAGCCCCGATGCTGCCTCTCGATACGATGCTGAAGCGACTGGACGAGGTAGAGCATCTACAGACGATTAGTCTGACGGGTGGAGAACCGGCATTTTTGGGCAAGACGGTGGACAACGTGATTGTTCCCTTACTCAAGAATGCCAAGGAAAGGGGCATCCGGACCCAGATTAACTCCAATCTGACGCTCGATATGAGTCGGTATGAGAAAATGCTGCCTTATCTGGACGTTATGCATATCTCATTCAATTATTTGAACGGGGATGACTTCTATGAGGTCGGATTTGCAAATAGCGCACGTCCTGTCTCCAAGGAGACGGCATACAAAATGTACGATACGATGCTGATCAATTCGGAAAAGCTGAGTGCAGCGGGTATGTACATATCCGCTGAATCGATGATTAACTATCGGACGCATACGAAACTCAGCGGCATCCACATGCTGATCAAGGATATGGGCTGCAAACGGCACGAGGTTCACCCGATGTATGCCTCAAACTTTGCTTCCGCTCTGCCCGTATTGTCCTTGAATGACACGAAAGCTGCCATCCACCATCTGCTCGATGTCCGGGATCGGGACATGTGGATGCTGTTCGGAACGCTGCCCTTCTATGCCTGCAGCTCCGATGATCATGACCAAGAGATCATTCGCCGTCTGCGGCAAGAACCGAACGTAACGGTCCGGAATGATCCGGATGGTCGTAATCGGGTGAATGTGAATTTATTCTCGGGCGATGTGTATGTAACGGATTTTGCTGATATCCCGGCGTTTGGTAATATTAAGGAACAGAAGCTTGACGATATTTTTAATGAATGGACAACGGGACACCCGTTGAATCAAACAGTTAACTGTCACTGCGATGCAGTGAGCTGCTGTGGGCCGAACCTGTTGGTGGCGGACATGTACTACCGGGGTGTGGATTTCAAGTCAAGGCAAGCAAAGACAAACTAG
- a CDS encoding undecaprenyl-diphosphate phosphatase, translated as MDFITSIILGIVEGLTEFIPVSSTGHMILTAKVLGYDDQTPIMKTFEVVIQLGAIMAIAIVYWNRILNLLGWSRSEPLTKKMPRRRLNLIHIFLGIAPALLVAFFARDFIKSLFHAQTVLFALVAGGIFMIFAEWYNKHKVQVTSHDMDDLTYKQAFQIGVYQIISVLWPGFSRSGSTISGGMLSGVSYKASADFSFIIAIPIMCAASGYELLDSYRYFTLDTIGVFLAGFIVSFVVAYFVVLAFMKLIQKIRLTHFAIYRFVLAAVFWLFIMQ; from the coding sequence ATGGATTTTATCACATCCATTATACTGGGGATTGTGGAAGGACTGACCGAATTCATTCCGGTGTCTTCCACAGGCCATATGATCTTGACGGCTAAGGTGCTCGGTTACGACGATCAAACTCCGATCATGAAGACGTTTGAGGTTGTTATTCAGCTTGGCGCTATTATGGCGATCGCAATTGTTTACTGGAATCGGATTTTGAATCTGCTCGGCTGGAGCCGAAGTGAACCATTGACCAAGAAGATGCCTCGAAGACGATTGAATTTGATTCATATCTTTTTGGGGATTGCGCCGGCCCTGCTGGTTGCTTTCTTTGCGAGGGATTTCATCAAGAGCCTGTTCCATGCACAGACTGTGTTGTTTGCACTCGTTGCCGGCGGTATTTTTATGATTTTTGCAGAATGGTACAATAAACATAAAGTTCAAGTGACGTCGCATGATATGGATGACTTGACATATAAACAGGCCTTTCAGATTGGCGTCTACCAGATCATATCCGTATTATGGCCGGGATTTTCCCGTTCGGGATCCACCATCTCCGGGGGGATGCTTAGCGGTGTGAGCTATAAGGCATCGGCCGACTTCTCGTTTATTATCGCAATTCCCATTATGTGTGCTGCATCCGGATATGAATTGCTGGATTCTTATCGATATTTTACTTTAGATACGATCGGTGTATTTCTTGCCGGATTTATCGTTTCGTTTGTTGTCGCTTATTTTGTCGTCTTGGCCTTCATGAAGCTCATACAGAAGATAAGGCTTACTCATTTTGCGATCTACCGTTTTGTTCTCGCTGCCGTTTTTTGGCTGTTTATCATGCAATAA
- a CDS encoding spore coat protein CotJB, with translation MNEATPQVGDLKYYEMLEQLQALDFVLVELNLYLDTHPDDLKSIEQFNKLTQERTVLAKQFQELYGPLQNFGRAYSRYPFEWAQGPWPWQV, from the coding sequence GTGAATGAAGCCACACCCCAGGTTGGAGATCTGAAATATTACGAAATGCTGGAGCAGCTGCAGGCATTGGATTTTGTCCTGGTGGAGCTGAATCTGTATTTGGACACCCATCCGGATGATCTCAAGAGCATCGAGCAGTTCAATAAATTGACGCAGGAAAGGACCGTGCTCGCGAAGCAATTTCAAGAGCTGTACGGGCCGCTGCAAAATTTTGGCCGTGCTTATTCCAGATATCCGTTTGAATGGGCCCAGGGGCCTTGGCCTTGGCAGGTTTAA
- a CDS encoding ATP-binding protein, whose product MSVGRKIFIVLSSFIIGFSTVFVLLTYIVIRDSMDVMLQTSREEELDQLEARLLSYYVKNGNTFRAIQDQEWLSESLPVADHQESILLVSREQTVLLHEGDAVEKQIKHLGVKRTLYFEGKPIADVYYYDTDIANLSKLRIGTPTSIIILLGGGTILFVLLSLGAAYWISRRLTAPLRKLVPAIERLGQGEYGIQAPVTSEDEYGKVAVAFNGMSSRLEQSEMVRRNLVADVAHELRTPLTIVRGKLDLLQQSVQPIQPELLLPIQDELIRLTRLVGDLHQLSLAEAKQLPLVRKRTDMLDLLGQIQERIEPDADAKNLTLRLTSATEHTSVPVDPSRITQVFLNLFINAVRYTPQDGLVHITLQEEPASGMLRIDIRDTGPGIDAQHLPYLFDRFYRADEARARHQGGMGLGLAIAKEFIVSHGGTIQVESQQGQGTTFTVRLPYHDSDLQSQVI is encoded by the coding sequence ATGAGTGTTGGACGTAAGATATTCATCGTGTTGTCGTCGTTTATTATCGGATTCAGCACCGTTTTCGTCCTTCTTACTTACATTGTGATCCGCGACTCCATGGATGTTATGCTGCAAACCTCGCGTGAAGAGGAACTGGATCAGCTTGAGGCCAGGCTGCTCAGCTACTATGTGAAGAATGGGAACACCTTCCGTGCCATTCAGGATCAGGAATGGTTAAGCGAAAGTCTACCAGTAGCCGACCACCAGGAAAGTATCCTGCTGGTATCCAGGGAACAAACGGTTCTCTTGCATGAGGGGGACGCGGTGGAAAAACAGATCAAACACTTGGGGGTTAAACGGACGTTATATTTTGAAGGCAAACCGATTGCGGACGTGTATTATTATGATACGGATATAGCAAACCTGTCCAAACTTCGAATTGGCACACCCACATCCATCATCATTCTGTTGGGAGGCGGCACCATCCTCTTCGTCCTGCTCTCCCTCGGAGCCGCCTACTGGATATCGCGGAGGCTTACTGCGCCGCTGCGCAAACTCGTACCGGCCATCGAACGCCTCGGGCAAGGCGAGTACGGTATCCAGGCTCCCGTTACCTCGGAAGATGAATACGGGAAGGTCGCGGTTGCTTTTAACGGAATGTCTTCAAGACTCGAACAGTCCGAGATGGTCCGTCGCAATCTGGTGGCTGATGTCGCACATGAGCTTCGAACACCGCTGACGATCGTCAGAGGCAAGCTGGATCTGCTTCAGCAGAGCGTGCAACCGATCCAGCCGGAACTATTGCTTCCCATCCAGGATGAGTTGATTCGCTTAACCCGTCTCGTAGGAGACCTTCATCAACTATCACTGGCCGAAGCGAAGCAGCTGCCGCTGGTTCGGAAACGTACGGACATGCTGGATCTGCTGGGTCAGATTCAGGAGCGCATAGAGCCAGATGCCGATGCCAAGAATTTGACCCTGCGTTTAACGAGCGCTACGGAACACACTTCCGTTCCTGTGGATCCAAGCCGCATCACACAGGTGTTTCTGAATCTATTCATCAACGCGGTTCGGTATACACCCCAAGACGGGCTTGTCCACATCACGTTACAAGAGGAGCCCGCTTCCGGCATGCTACGGATTGATATTCGGGATACAGGCCCAGGCATTGACGCCCAGCATCTTCCCTATCTCTTTGACCGCTTCTACCGCGCGGATGAAGCACGTGCACGGCATCAAGGCGGTATGGGACTGGGTCTGGCGATTGCCAAGGAATTTATCGTATCTCACGGCGGCACGATTCAGGTGGAGAGCCAGCAGGGGCAAGGAACTACATTTACGGTCCGGCTGCCCTATCATGACTCGGATCTGCAGTCGCAAGTGATATAA